The following proteins are co-located in the Pyricularia oryzae 70-15 chromosome 1, whole genome shotgun sequence genome:
- a CDS encoding rdgB/HAM1 family non-canonical purine NTP pyrophosphatase, with translation MTTSAPRKTVNFITGNQNKLAEVQAILEPTIEVQSQKLDLIEVQGTLEEVTLDKVRRAAEQVEGPVLVEDTCLCFNALKGLPGPYIKWFMESIGHDGLNNLLAAYEDKSAQAVCTFGYSAGPGSEPILFQGITEGKIVPPRGPPFFGWDAIFEYEGQTYAEMDKAEKNKISHRGKALEKLQAWFAQREN, from the exons ATGACCACATCGGCGCCCCGGAAAACAGTAAACTTTATAAcaggcaaccaaaacaaGTTGGCCGAGGTCCAGGCCATCCTAGAACCTACAATCGAAGTCCAGAGCCAAAAGCTCGACCTGATCGAGGTCCAGGGCACCCTCGAGGAGGTGACGCTCGACAAGGTCCGCAGGGCCGCCGAGCAGGTCGAGGGGCCCGTTCTCGTCGAGGACACATGCTTATGCTTCAACGCACTCAAGGGTCTTCCAGGCCCCTACAT TAAATGGTTCATGGAGTCCATCGGCCACGATGGCCTCAACAACCTCCTGGCAGCCTATGAGGACAAGTCGGCCCAGGCGGTCTGCACATTCGGCTACTCAGCAGGTCCAGGAAGCGAGCCTATTTTGTTCCAAGGCATTACTGAG GGCAAGATTGTTCCCCCGCGAGGTCCTCCATTTTTCG GCTGGGACGCCATCTTCGAATACGAAGGCCAAAC ATATGCCGAGATGGACAAGGCAGAGAAGAACAAGATATCACACAGAGGCAAGGCTCTGGAGAAGCTTCAGGCATGGTTCGCTCAGCGGGAGAACTAA
- a CDS encoding protein transporter SEC23 — translation MDYENLKEQWSEVEDRDGVRLSWNVFPSTRMEASRLVVPIGALYTPLKEKPDTPLLQFEPVTCKQPCRSVLNPFCQVDVRARLWICPFCLSRNPLPPHYKDITANAIPPELHPSNTTIEYRLSRPAPSPPIFLYVVDTCQEDDSLNALKESLVMSLSLLPENALVGLITYGTMTQVHEIGYTECAKSYVFRGSKDYAPKQVQEMLGLGQMPVRPGMQPQPGRPMPMGPASRFLMPVSQCEFQLTKALEQLQKDPWPVANDRRPLRCTGVALSVAVGLLESSFQNSGGRIMLFAAGPATEGPGMVVSSELREPMRSHHDIDRDNIKYYKKALKFYDTLAKRTAHNGHIIDIFAGCLDQVGLLEMKGLSNSTGGHMILVDSFTSSMFKQSFVRVFEKDGDDNLLMGFNGILEVLTTKELKVTGLIGHAVSMNKKSTSVGETECGIGNTCSWKMCGIDPTSSYGIYFEVAQGGPSHAQPAQKGMMQFLTYYQHSSGQFHLRVTTIARNIGGPAGDPAIAQSFDQEAAAVLMSRIAVFKAEVDDGPDVLRWVDRMLISLCSRFADYRKDDPSSFRLEKNFTLYPQFMFHLRRSQFLQVFNNSPDETAFYRHVLNHEDVSNSLIMIQPTLDTYTFDQEGGQPVLLDSASIQPTHILLLDTFFHILIFHGETIAQWKKAGYQDQEGYENFAQLLQQPKEDAMELITDRFPLPRFIVCDAGGSQARFLLSKLNPSTTHTTGAYGGVGAQTAQTIFTDDVSLQTFMDHLMKLAVSGTN, via the exons ATGGATTATGAAAACCTGAAGGAACAGTGGAGCGAGGTTGAGGATCGCGATGGCGTCCGCCTCAGCTGGAACGTCTTTCCGAGCACGCGCATG GAAGCGTCTCGCCTCGTCGTCCCGATCGGTGCCCTCTACACCCCTTTGAAGGAGAAGCCAGACACTCCCCTGCTGCAGTTCGAGCCCGTCACCTGCAAGCAGCCATGCCGTTCCGTCCTGAACCCATTCTG CCAGGTTGATGTTCGTGCTCGCCTCTGGATCTGCCCGTTTTGTCTCTCTCGAAACCCTCTGCCGCCTCACTACAAGGACATCACGGCCAACGCCATCCCTCCAGAGCTGCACCCATCCAATACCACAATCGAGTACCGCCTGTCCCGCCCGGCCCCGAGTCCGCCTATCTTTCTCTACGTGGTTGATACCTGCCAGGAGGATGACAGCCTCAACGCTCTCAAGGAGTCTCTCGTCATGAGCCTAAGCCTCCTTCCTGAGAACGCCCTCGTCGGCCTCATCACCTACGGCACAATG ACTCAAGTCCACGAGATTGGCTACACCGAGTGCGCCAAGTCGTATGTCTTCCGTGGTAGCAAGGACTATGCGCCGAAGCAGGTTCAGGAGATGCTTGGCCTCGGCCAGATGCCCGTCCGCCCGGGCATGCAGCCCCAGCCGGGACGCCCGATGCCTATGGGACCCGCCTCTAGGTTCTTGATGCCGGTTTCCCAGTGCGAGTTCCAACTTACCAAGGCCTTGGAGCAGCTCCAGAAGGACCCATGGCCAGTTGCCAACGATAGGCGACCGCTGCGTTGCACTGGCGTAGCCTTGAGCGTCGCTGTTGGTCTTCTTGAGTCTTCCTTCCAGAACTCTGGTGGCCGCATCATGCTTTTTGCTGCCGGTCCTGCCACTGAGGGCCCCGGTATGGTTGTCAGCTCCGAGCTCAGGGAACCCATGCGGTCGCATCACGACATTGACCGTGACAACATCAAGTACTACAAGAAGGCTCTCAAG TTCTACGACACTCTGGCCAAGCGGACCGCCCATAACGGGCACATAATAGATATCTTTGCTGGTTGCCTTGACCAGGTCGGTCTTCTGGAGATGAAAGGTCTCAGCAACTCCACAGGTGGTCATATGATTTTGGTCGATAGCTTTACGTCGTCCATGTTCAAGCAGTCGTTCGTGAGGGTATTCGAAAAGGATGGAGACGACAACCTGCTCATGGGTTTCAACGGTATCTTGGAGGTCCTGACCACCAAGGAGCTCAAGGTTACAGGTCTGATTGGTCACGCCGTCTCGATGAACAAGAAGTCGACCTCTGTCGGTGAGACCGAGTGCGGTATTGGCAACACGTGCTCGTGGAAGATGTGCGGTATTGACCCAACATCAAGCTACGGCATCTACTTCGAGGTTGCACAAGGTGGCCCGTCACACGCCCAACCAGCTCAGAAAGGGATGATGCAATTTCTCACATATTACCAGCACTCATCTGGACAGTTCCACCTGAGGGTCACAACCATTGCCCGGAACATAGGCGGTCCCGCCGGAGATCCGGCGATTGCACAGTCTTTTGACCAGGAGGCTGCCGCAGTGCTCATGTCGAGGATCGCAGTTTTCAAGGCGGAAGTAGACGACGGACCAGATGTTCTGCGCTGGGTCGACAGGATGCTTATCAGTCTCTGCTCAAGGTTTGCCGACTACAGGAAAGACGACCCGTCATCTTTCAGGCTCGAGAAGAACTTTACTCTTTACCCGCAGTTCATGTTCCACCTGAGGAGGAGTCAGTTCTTGCAGGTCTTCAACAACTCGCCCGACGAAACTGCCTTCTACCGACATGTCCTCAACCACGAGGACGTGAGCAATTCCCTCATCATGATCCAGCCCACGCTGGATACATACACGTTTGACCAGGAAGGTGGACAGCCTGTGCTGCTCGACTCAGCCTCGATCCAGCCCACGCACATTCTGCTGCTTGACACCTTCTTCCACATTCTCATTTTCCACGGCGAGACCATCGCAcagtggaagaaggccggATACCAGGACCAGGAGGGATACGAGAACTTTGCCCAGCTGCTGCAACAGCCAAAGGAGGATGCCATG GAGCTCATTACGGACCGATTCCCCTTGCCTCGTTTCATCGTGTGTGACGCAGGTGGATCGCAGGCACGTTTCCTGCTCTCAAAGCTGAATCCCTCGACAACGCACACCACCGGCGCATACGGTGGCGTGGGTGCACAAACGGCACAGACCATCTTTACAGATGACGTTTCGCTGCAGACTTTTATGGACCACCTCATGAA GTTGGCTGTTAGTGGCACCAACTAG
- a CDS encoding uracil phosphoribosyltransferase: MPAAKPPSQGVGPVYQAEHQKPTATVSTDVTRFANVTVLPQTPQLIALLTIIRDKATERGDFIFYSNRIIRLLVEEGLNHLPTVEHTVTTPVGRPYAGLMFQGKICGVSIMRAGEAMEQGLRDCCRSVRIGKILIQRDEETATPKLFYDKLPEDIASRWVLLLDPMFATGGSAIMAVEVLKGRGVPEERILFLNLIASPEGIENFATKFPKLRVVTAFVDQGLDEKNYIIPGLGDFGDRFYTM; the protein is encoded by the exons ATGCCGGCAGCTAAACCTCCATCCCAAGGCGTCGGTCCTGTCTATCAGGCCGAGCACCAGAAGCCAACGGCTACCGTGTCGACCGACGTCACGCGATTCGCAAACGTCACGGTGCTGCCACAGACGCCTCAACTCATCGCCCTGCTCAC CATCATCCGCGATAAGGCCACGGAGCGTGGTGACTTCATTTTTTACTCAAATCGCATCATCCGTCTGCTGGTCGAAGAGGGCTTGAACCACCTTCCGACGGTCGAGCACACCGTGACGACCCCTGTCGGCCGTCCCTATGCCGGCCTCATGTTTCAGGGCAAAATCTGCGGTGTCTCTATCATGAGAGCCGGCGAGGCCATGGAGCAGGGTCTCCGGGATTGCTGCCGCTCAGTTCGCATTGGCAAGATCCTGATCCAGCGTGACGAGGAGACTGCCACACCCAAGCTCTTTTACGACAAGCTGCCTGAAGATATTGCCAGCCGATGGGTGCTTCTTCTCGACCCCATGTTTGCTACGG GCGGCTCTGCAATTATGGCAGTGGAAGTCCTCAAGGGTCGCGGTGTTCCAGAGGAGAGGATTCTGTTCCTCAACCTCATCGCAAGCCCTGAGGGGATCGAAAACTTCGCTACCAAGTTCCCCAAGCTGCGGGTAGTCACGGCCTTTGTC
- a CDS encoding seryl-tRNA synthetase — MVLDVTDFITERGGNPEKIRESQRRRHAPVEVVDEIIAMWDDHRRTQYAATQMNAQINDVQKKIGAKKKAKEDASEFLQEKIALEKAKKELIDSAAEKQKILDKKLTTIGNIVHDSVPVSDNEDNNEIIRTYCPEGLTVEKRECLSHHEVLTRLDGYDPDRGIKAVGHRGYFLRQWGVFLNQAIINFGLEFLSSKSFVPLQPPFFLLKDQMSKTAQLEQFDEELYKVVDGEADKYLIATSEQPISVYHANEWLLPQDLPLRYAGYSTCFRKEAGGHGRDVWGTFRVHQFEKVEQFCITEPEKSWEMFDEMIANSEEFYKALGLPYRIVAIVSGALNNAAAKKFDLEAWFPFQGEYKELVSCSNCTDYQSRSLEIRFGTKTQTSTKKEYVHCLNSTLTATSRTMCALLENYQTEDGFKVPEPLRKYLPGAPEFIPFTKELPKDIAAQAKALKEAKAASKSQKGAAGATGAAKQKVADAAAAATGAVSQVAEKLGETKV; from the exons ATGGTTCTCGACGTTACCGATTTCATCACGGAGCGGGGCGGCAATCCTGAGAAGATCAGGGAGTcgcagcgccgccgccatgctCCGGTCGAGGTCGTTGACGAGATCATCGCCATGTGGGATGACCACAGGAGGA CGCAATACGCTGCCACGCAGATGAACGCGCAAATCAACGATGTCCAGAAAAAGATTGgagccaagaagaaggcaaAGGAAGACGCCAGCGAGTTCCTCCAGGAGAAGATTGCTCTcgaaaaggccaagaaggagctCATCGACTCGGCAGCTGAGAAGCAGAAGATCCTCGACAAGAAGCTTACCACAATCGGCAACATCGTCCACGACTCCGTCCCGGTCAGCGACAACGAGGACAACAACGAGATCATCAGAACGTACTGCCCAGAAGGGTTGACGGTGGAGAAGCGCGAGTGCCTCAGCCACCACGAGGTGCTCACCCGGCTCGACGGTTACGACCCGGATCGGGGTATCAAGGCGGTTGGACACCGGGGTTACTTCCTCAGGCAGTGGGGTGTGTTCCTGAACCAGGCCATCATCAACTTTGGTCTCGAGTTCCTCAGCAGCAAGAGCTTTGTGCCGCTGCAGCCGCCGTTTTTCCTGCTCAAAGATCAGATGTCCAAGACTGCCCAGTTGGAGCAATTCGACGAGGAGCTGTACAAGGTTGTTGACGGTGAGGCAGACAAATACCTCATCGCCACTTCGGAGCAGCCCATCTCCGTATACCACGCAAATGAGTGGTTGCTGCCGCAAGACCTGCCATTGAGATATGCCGGATACAGCACATGCTTCAGGAAAGAGGCCGGTGGCCACGGCAGGGATGTCTGGGGAACCTTCCGTGTTCACCAGTTTGA GAAGGTTGAGCAGTTCTGCATTA CCGAGCCGGAGAAGTCCTGGGAGATGTTTGACGAGATGATTGCCAACTCGGAAGAGTTTTACAAGGCACTCGGCTTGCCATA CCGTATTGTCGCTATCGTCTCGGGCGCGTTGAACAATGCGGCTGCGAAGAAGTTTGACCTGGAAG CGTGGTTCCCATTCCAGGGAGAGTACAAGGAGCTTGTGTCTTGCTCCAACTGC ACTGACTACCAGTCAAGATCACTTGAGATACGATTCGGCACAAAGACGCAGACTTCT ACCAAGAAGGAATACGTTCACTGCCTGAACTCTACCCTCACGGCTACTTCAAGAACCATGTGCGCTCTTCTTGAGAACTACCAAACAGAAGAT GGGTTTAAAGTACCGGAGCCTCTGCGAAAATACCTCCCTGGAGCACCTGAGTTCATTCCCTTCACCAAGGAGCTTCCCAAAGACATCGCTGCACAGGCAAAGGCTCTCAAGGAGGCCAAAGCAGCCAGCAAGTCCCAGAAGGGCGCTGCGGGTGCCACTGGTGCTGCGAAGCAAAAGGTGGcggatgccgccgccgccgccactggTGCCGTCTCGCAAGTTGCAGAGAAGTTGGGCGAGACTAAAGTTTGA
- a CDS encoding GTP-binding protein rhb1, whose protein sequence is MAITKQRKIAIVGSRSVGKSSLAVRFVDGHFVESYYPTIENTFSKEITYKNQIYSTEIVDTAGQDEYSILNSKHFVGIHGYIIVYSVGSLTSFEMVRTIRDKIIHHLGVAEGDVPIVIVGNKSDLRPEQRQVTPQDGQALATELKCGYTEASARYDENVAQAFELMIARIEGAPNGGEATNGGKCAVM, encoded by the exons ATGGCAATCACCAAGCAGCGCAAGATTGCGATTGTCGGCAGTCGCTCGGTCG GCAAATCTTCGCTGGCGGTCCGGTTTGTAGACGGGCATTTTGTCGAGAGCTACTATCCGACAATCGAGAACACCTTTAGCAAAGAGATCACGTACAAGAACCAGATATATTCGACCGAGATTGTGGACACGGCAGGACAGGATGAATACAGCATTCTTAACTCGAAGCACTTTGTCGGGATCCACGGCTACATAATTGTATACTCGGTTGGGTCGCTGACGTCGTTCGAGATGGTGCGGACGATCCGTGACAAGATCATCCACCATTTG GGAGTGGCCGAGGGTGACGTTCCGATCGTCATCGTGGGCAACAAGAGCGACCTTCGACCGGAGCAAAGACAAGTGACGCCACAGGATGGACAGGCGCTCGCAACAGAGCTCAAGTGCGGGTACACAGAGGCGAGCGCCCGATACGACGAGAACGTGGCTCAGGCATTTGAGCTCATGATTGCGCGGATCGAGGGCGCCCCTAATGGTGGGGAGGCTACTAATGGAGGGAAGTGCGCCGTCATGTGA